The Equus caballus isolate H_3958 breed thoroughbred chromosome 13, TB-T2T, whole genome shotgun sequence genome includes a window with the following:
- the EME2 gene encoding probable crossover junction endonuclease EME2, producing MARVGPGRARGSRRGRGQRRPPTWEISDSDAEDPAGSEADSEAAARARAPAKERGAAAQALRLLRPEQAVRRLVVRVDPAILEDAGADILMEALGTLGCEYQVEPQCPARSLRWCRVKPDPCPRSVPPEVWAADEQDLLLLLEPEEFLQGVVQLTQICGPTCSVPWVPPESHACPHLAVIGLDAYLWSRQPSTQEMRQPKNPAVACAEPAVGWPEVEEALVLLQLWANLDVLLVASWQELSQHVCAFTKALAQRPFRQHRESQAFSFCVAGRWAAGEQVARDGTGLRGAWRRQITQFNRVSPAVAEAVVSAFPSPRLLQQAYAACSTEQERLALLADLPVEAGEGVRPRRVGPDLSRRIYLFLTTTDPDLLLDLGS from the exons ATGGCGAGGGTCGGGCCCGGGAGAGCCAGGGGCTCGCGCCGGGGCCGGGGCCAGCGGCGGCCCCCGACCTGGGAGATCTCAGACTCGGACGCCGAGGACCCCGCCGGCTCGGAAGCCGACTCGGAGGCCGCCGCGAGGGCCCGGGCCCCGGCGAAGGAGCGCGGGGCGGCGGCCCAGGCGCTGCGGCTGCTGCGGCCCGAGCAGGCCGTGCGGCGCCTGGTGGTGCGCGTGGACCCAG CCATCCTGGAAGATGCTGGCGCCGACATCCTGATGGAGGCCCTGGGCACCCTGGGCTGTGAGTACCAAGTGGAGCCCCAGTGCCCGGCCCGGAGCCTCAGGTGGTGCAGAGTGAAGCCAGACCCTTGCCCCCGCAGT GTGCCTCCTGAGGTGTGGGCTGCAGATGAGCAGgacctcctgctgctgctggagcCCGAGGAGTTTCTGCAGGGTGTCGTCCAGCTGACCCAG ATCTGTGGCCCAACCTGCTCAGTGCCCTGGGTCCCTCCTGAGAGCCATGCCTGCCCCCACCTGGCTGTCATCGGGCTGGACGCCTACCTGTG GTCCCGCCAGCCCAGCACCCAGGAGATGCGGCAACCAAAGAATCCAGCGGTGGCCTGTGCTGAGCCTGCAGTCGGGTGGCCCGAggtggaggag GCCCTGGTGCTCCTACAGCTCTGGGCGAACCTGGACGTGCTGCTGGTGGCCTCCTGGCAGGAGCTGAGTCAGCACGTGTGCGCCTTCACCAAGGCCCTCGCCCAGCGCCCCTTCCG GCAGCACCGGGAGTCCCAAGCCTTCTCCTTCTGCGTGGCAGGGCGCTGGGCCGCAGGCGAGCAAGTAGCAAGAGATGGCACAGGGCTGCGGGGGGCCTGGCGGCGGCAGATTACACAGTTCAACCGGGTCAGCCCGGCCGTGGCCGAGGCTGTCGTCTCCGCCTTCCCCTCCCCTCGCCTTCTGCAGCAG GCATATGCAGCTTGCAGCACGGAGCAGGAGCGCCTGGCCCTCCTGGCGGACCTCCCCGTGGAGGCGGGTGAGGGTGTGCGGCCCCGGAGGGTGGGGCCTGACCTTTCACGCCGCATCTACCTCTTCTTGACTACCACTGACCCTGACCTCCTGCTGGACCTGGGCTCCTGA
- the MRPS34 gene encoding small ribosomal subunit protein mS34, translating into MARKKVRPRLIAELARRVRALREQRERPRDSQRYALDYETLTRPPSGRRLPARAWSDARRESRLLQLLGRLPLFGLGRLVTRKSWLWQHDEPCYWRLTRVRPDYTAQNLDHGKAWGILTFKGRTESEAREIEQVMYHDWRLVPKHEEAAFTAFTPVPEDTPRSVPYPPLLRAMILAERQKNGDSSTEEPMLNLERAGIGPWDYPAKQKAKRKAKGTPV; encoded by the exons atGGCGCGGAAGAAGGTGCGGCCGCGGCTGATCGCCGAGCTGGCCCGGCGCGTGCGGGCCCTGCGCGAGCAGCGGGAGCGGCCGCGCGACTCGCAGCGCTACGCCCTGGACTACGAGACGCTGACGCGGCCGCCCTCGGGCCGCCGGCTGCCCGCGCGGGCCTGGAGCGACGCGCGCCGCGAGAGCCGCCTCCTGCAGCTGCTCGGCCGCCTGCCTCTCTTCGGCCTGGGCCGCCTGGTCACGCGCAAGTCCTGGCTGTGGCAGCACGACGAGCCGTGCTACTGGCGCCTCACGCGCGTGCGGCCCGACTACACGGCGCAG AACTTGGACCACGGGAAGGCCTGGGGCATCCTGACCTTCAAGG GAAGGACGGAGAGCGAGGCTCGGGAGATCGAGCAGGTCATGTACCACGACTGGCGGCTGGTGCCCAAGCACGAGGAGGCCGCCTTCACGGCTTTCACGCCGGTGCCCGAGGACACTCCGCGCTCTGTGCCCTACCCGCCCCTCCTCCGGGCCATGATCCTAGCAGAGCGACAGAAAAACGGGGACAGCAGCACCGAGGAGCCTATGCTGAATCTGGAGAGGGCAGGCATTGGTCCCTGGGACTACCCTGCGAAACAGAAGGCGAAGAGAAAGGCCAAGGGCACCCCCGTCTGA
- the NME3 gene encoding nucleoside diphosphate kinase 3: MICLVLTIFANLFPAACGGVHERTFLAVKPDGVQRRLVGEVVRRFERKGFKLVALKLVQASEELLREHYAELRERPFYGRLLKYMGSGPVVAMVWQGLDVVRASRALIGATDPAAAPPGTIRGDFCIEVGKNVIHGSDSVESARREIALWFRSDELLCWEDSAGHWLYE, translated from the exons atGATCTGCCTGGTGCTGACCATCTTCGCCAACCTCTTCCCGGCGG CCTGCGGCGGCGTGCACGAGCGCACCTTCCTGGCCGTGAAGCCCGACGGCGTGCAGCGGCGGCTCGTGGGCGAGGTGGTGCGGCGCTTCGAGAGGAAGGGCTTCAAGCTGGTGGCGCTGAAGCTGGTGCAG gcctccgaGGAGCTGCTGCGCGAGCACTACGCCGAGCTGCGCGAGCGCCCCTTCTACGGCCGCCTGCTCAAGTACATGGGCTCGGGGCCGGTGGTGGCCATG GTGTGGCAGGGGCTGGACGTCGTGCGCGCCTCGCGGGCGCTCATCGGCGCCACGGACCCGGCCGCCGCCCCTCCCGGCACCATCCGCGGGGATTTCTGCATCGAGGTCGGCAA GAACGTAATCCACGGCAGTGACTCGGTGGAGAGCGCCCGCCGCGAGATCGCGCTCTGGTTCCGCAGCGATGAGCTCCTGTGCTGGGAGGATAGCGCCGGGCACTGGCTGTATGAGTAG